One region of Juglans microcarpa x Juglans regia isolate MS1-56 chromosome 7S, Jm3101_v1.0, whole genome shotgun sequence genomic DNA includes:
- the LOC121241709 gene encoding uncharacterized protein LOC121241709, translated as MIILCKVPKRFHHLHGAKTMKFFRSCYRPKGTPAPPQEEANTNAYVSLTLPSSRRNRRTAGPRSASAKHWRPALSMISEDKVDENRERVSGNKFSCKSRSLPNSRSLTHRDEFRNNSMPIFFPAISPTPFMF; from the exons atgatcattctCTGCAAAGTCCCAAAACGTTTCCACCATCTTCACGGCGCAAAAACAATGAAGTTCTTCAGGTCATGTTACCGTCCCAAAGGCACCCCTGCGCCGCCGCAGGAGGAAGCGAACACCAACGCCTACGTGTCGCTCACCTTGCCTTCCTCCAGGCGCAATAGGCGGACTGCAGGTCCCAGGTCCGCGTCTGCTAAGCATTGGAGGCCAGCGCTTTCGATGATATCCGAGGACAAAGTCGACGAAAACAGAGAACGGGTTTCGGGAAATAAATTTTCTTGTAAATCTAGATCTCTGCCCAATTCTCGCTCTCTCACTCACAGAGACGAGTTCAG GAACAACTCCATGCCGATTTTCTTTCCAGCAATCTCACCCACTCCGTTTATGTTCTGA